One window of the Triticum dicoccoides isolate Atlit2015 ecotype Zavitan chromosome 3B, WEW_v2.0, whole genome shotgun sequence genome contains the following:
- the LOC119275901 gene encoding uncharacterized protein LOC119275901, producing MHVLRRRNLAAAVTGSSSTWGRTDGGESPVSASVKFLHRYNQCALTKDNGKGLMAETSQTYIGMVVRNHLGSVVLSAGRQISNVKGAEEAKVEALKFGLQVLADAIQGEVISSQSWKTCHNLNF from the exons ATGCACGTGCTGAGAAGACGCAACCTGGCAGCCGCAGTCACTGGGTCTTCTTCAACGTGGGGACGGACGGACG GGGGGGAATCTCCAGTATCTGCCTCGGTGAAATTTCTGCACAGGTACAACCAGTGTGCACTGACAAAGGATAACGGTAAAG GTCTCATGGCGGAGACTAGCCAGACATACATCGGGATGGTGGTTAGGAATCATCTGGGATCTGTGGTTCTATCTGCTGGCCGGCAAATCAGTAATGTGAAAGGGGCTGAGGAGGCGAAAGTGGAGGCTCTGAAATTTGGTCTGCAAGTTCTAGCTGACGCCATCCAAGGAGAAGTTATTTCTTCACAAAGTTGGAAAACATGTCACAATCTCAATTTCTGA